In the genome of Cutibacterium equinum, one region contains:
- the pdxT gene encoding pyridoxal 5'-phosphate synthase glutaminase subunit PdxT codes for MAPLIGVVALQGGFAEHIEVLESLGATTRRVRRQADLVGLDGIVLPGGESTVIDKLMRSFGLADPLREAIAGGLPVLATCAGLVVLAQELEDAAKDQQTLGLLDVSVRRNAFGSQLDSFEGHVDINGVGEAIPATFIRAPVVTRTGSDVQIISRLPDEAGEASGAIVGVRQGAILALSFHPEETTDDRVHRAWLEQVSGRSLSAA; via the coding sequence GTGGCCCCGCTCATCGGGGTCGTCGCCCTGCAAGGTGGATTCGCTGAGCACATTGAGGTTCTCGAATCCCTCGGTGCGACCACGCGTCGAGTCCGTCGACAGGCTGATCTGGTTGGACTCGACGGGATCGTCCTGCCTGGCGGGGAGTCGACGGTCATCGACAAGCTGATGCGCTCCTTCGGGCTCGCCGATCCGCTGCGCGAGGCCATCGCCGGGGGTCTGCCGGTGCTGGCCACCTGCGCCGGTCTGGTCGTCTTGGCCCAGGAGCTCGAGGACGCTGCCAAGGATCAGCAGACCCTCGGGCTGCTCGACGTCTCCGTGCGTCGTAACGCCTTCGGCTCCCAGCTCGACTCCTTCGAGGGACATGTGGACATCAACGGGGTGGGGGAGGCGATCCCGGCCACCTTCATTCGAGCCCCGGTCGTCACCCGTACTGGGTCTGACGTCCAGATCATCTCAAGGCTGCCCGACGAGGCCGGGGAGGCCAGCGGCGCCATCGTCGGGGTGAGGCAGGGGGCCATCCTCGCCTTGTCCTTCCACCCTGAGGAGACCACAGATGATCGCGTTCACCGGGCCTGGCTGGAGCAGGTGTCGGGCAGGAGTCTGAGTGCGGCTTGA